The Spiroplasma clarkii genome has a window encoding:
- the rpsP gene encoding 30S ribosomal protein S16 translates to MVKLRLKRAGKKRAAFYRIVASDSRVKRDGEYIELVGTYNPINGAVDLKNEIALKWLQQGAQPTDTVRNILSKAGVMTDLHNSKLDAKKAAAPKAKVKKAAAPKAATKKAAAPKATAKAAEPAATTEE, encoded by the coding sequence ATGGTAAAACTAAGATTGAAAAGAGCTGGTAAAAAAAGAGCTGCATTTTACAGAATTGTAGCTTCTGATTCACGTGTTAAACGTGACGGTGAGTACATTGAATTAGTTGGTACTTACAATCCAATCAATGGAGCAGTTGACCTTAAAAATGAAATTGCTTTAAAATGATTACAACAAGGTGCTCAACCAACAGATACAGTTAGAAATATCCTTTCAAAAGCTGGGGTTATGACTGATTTACACAACTCTAAATTAGATGCTAAAAAAGCAGCTGCACCAAAAGCAAAAGTTAAAAAAGCTGCTGCCCCAAAAGCAGCAACTAAAAAAGCAGCCGCACCAAAAGCTACTGCAAAAGCAGCCGAACCAGCTGCAACTACTGAAGAATAA
- a CDS encoding Pr6Pr family membrane protein, with the protein MNKIRMAYKLTFAIWGLASILAAYLFKIIDGTEIKTTYLGNYEIFTIDFLSTFTILSNFLVLFWLLFAAIFYKKEGEAKLLSQTSGLIASVYISVTLVIYNFVLVPLDSAFPKDSFNQYVSIMNHVINPLAFVFYFLVLMPKKEHINLNEFFLKRFYIIFCLILAYCIYAMLRGEMRFQSSGDLYESHNLFYPYFFLNVHKTGPLNLAGGVWFAIAFFAIIACLIGFCYLYNFSSNLIIKTKFYQNLN; encoded by the coding sequence ATGAATAAGATTAGAATGGCATATAAATTAACCTTTGCAATTTGAGGATTGGCAAGTATTTTAGCTGCTTATTTATTTAAAATAATTGATGGGACTGAAATTAAAACTACTTATCTAGGCAATTATGAGATCTTTACTATTGACTTTTTATCAACTTTTACAATACTTTCAAATTTTTTAGTATTATTTTGATTGCTATTTGCTGCAATTTTTTATAAAAAAGAAGGAGAAGCAAAGTTGCTTTCACAAACAAGTGGCTTAATTGCAAGTGTTTACATCTCAGTGACTCTAGTAATTTACAACTTTGTCTTAGTGCCACTAGACTCTGCTTTTCCTAAAGATTCATTTAACCAATATGTTTCAATTATGAACCATGTTATTAATCCACTTGCTTTTGTTTTTTATTTCTTGGTATTAATGCCAAAAAAAGAGCATATTAATTTAAATGAATTTTTCTTAAAAAGATTTTACATTATTTTTTGTTTGATTTTAGCATATTGTATTTATGCAATGCTAAGGGGAGAAATGCGTTTTCAATCAAGTGGAGATTTGTATGAAAGTCACAACCTCTTCTACCCATATTTCTTTTTAAATGTCCACAAAACTGGACCACTTAATTTAGCAGGGGGAGTTTGGTTTGCAATTGCTTTCTTTGCAATTATTGCTTGTTTAATTGGATTTTGCTACTTGTACAATTTTAGTAGCAACTTAATAATTAAAACAAAGTTTTATCAAAATCTTAATTAA
- the frr gene encoding ribosome recycling factor has protein sequence MINVLLEQTKKEMQGTVAAFEDYLTKVRTGRANANMLKGVMVDFYGTPTPIDQTSQISAPEPQQLVIKPYDPSQIGVIIAGINKADLGLHSLAEANLIRINIPALTEEVRKDLVKKMSKELESFKVRIRNTRRDVNEKIKKSSDLAEDIKKDGENSVQKLTDEFIAKLDAMAKAKEKDLMTI, from the coding sequence ATGATAAATGTTTTATTAGAACAAACAAAAAAAGAAATGCAAGGAACAGTTGCTGCATTTGAAGACTACTTAACAAAGGTTAGAACTGGTAGAGCAAATGCAAATATGCTAAAAGGAGTTATGGTTGACTTTTATGGAACACCAACTCCAATTGACCAAACTTCTCAAATTTCTGCACCTGAACCACAACAACTTGTTATCAAACCTTATGATCCAAGTCAAATTGGGGTAATTATTGCAGGAATTAATAAAGCAGATTTGGGTTTGCATTCACTAGCAGAAGCAAACCTAATTAGAATTAACATCCCAGCTTTAACTGAAGAAGTTAGAAAAGATTTAGTTAAAAAAATGTCAAAGGAACTTGAAAGTTTTAAAGTTAGAATTAGAAATACACGTCGAGATGTTAATGAAAAAATTAAAAAAAGTTCAGACTTAGCAGAAGATATCAAAAAAGATGGAGAAAATAGCGTCCAAAAATTAACTGATGAATTCATTGCTAAACTAGATGCAATGGCAAAAGCAAAAGAAAAAGATTTAATGACAATCTAG
- the pyrH gene encoding UMP kinase, translating to MELKFKRVLLKISGEALKSGADDIYEKDKLDDVARQIIELTNEGLQIGLVIGGGNIWRGKLAGSLGLHRIEADYMGMLATIMNALALEASLKKMDFDKVKVYSSLEIKTVTTAYNYREAREKLEQGYVTIFAGGTGFSYFTTDTGASIRAIEIEADALLMAKNGTKGVYDSDPNINPKAKFYKHLSFDDLVSKKLQVMDSTAATLSRDGNLNVVVFDMNGHNNIKKMAYGELEATYINTEE from the coding sequence ATGGAATTAAAGTTTAAACGTGTTCTATTAAAAATATCTGGAGAAGCACTCAAAAGCGGTGCAGATGATATTTATGAGAAGGACAAATTAGATGATGTTGCAAGACAAATTATTGAATTAACAAATGAGGGTTTGCAAATCGGACTTGTTATTGGTGGAGGAAACATTTGAAGAGGTAAATTAGCTGGGTCTCTTGGATTACATCGCATTGAAGCAGATTACATGGGAATGTTAGCAACAATAATGAATGCATTGGCACTTGAAGCTTCCTTAAAGAAAATGGATTTTGACAAGGTAAAAGTCTACTCATCATTGGAAATCAAAACAGTAACAACTGCTTATAATTATCGTGAAGCACGAGAAAAATTAGAGCAAGGTTATGTTACAATTTTTGCAGGAGGAACAGGTTTCAGTTATTTCACCACAGATACTGGAGCTTCAATCCGGGCAATTGAAATTGAAGCAGATGCATTACTAATGGCAAAAAATGGAACCAAGGGAGTTTATGATAGTGATCCAAACATTAATCCCAAGGCTAAGTTTTACAAGCACTTGTCATTTGATGACCTAGTTTCAAAAAAATTACAAGTAATGGACTCGACAGCAGCCACTCTCTCAAGAGATGGAAACCTAAATGTTGTTGTGTTTGACATGAATGGCCACAACAATATCAAAAAAATGGCTTATGGAGAATTAGAAGCCACATATATAAATACGGAGGAATAA
- a CDS encoding energy-coupled thiamine transporter ThiT, with amino-acid sequence MKKNTWNILTITLASLRSILLLGLLTWLAIVVASKNKVDANPLTANEKTLIIFCFIFAFLAFSLLTTNIVLLFIYDLNVFNIKVVILAVITLNIELLVYLVINWAEVFRTIRWSKPQKWSIFDITTMGLLLGIYLIIDYVSSFVPVMPFWITPSFKYVVLFFAAYILTFSCTFSLCIIIGFITIIMPGTAVMSPVQYIFDYFVPIMAFSLASFFRPIEKIDNKVVQILQWNLYVFVPMLIVYLSRVISGIAFWLNPAVYDGVSYEFNWNGAFTYSLIFNAFNSIVDYFVLVILTPMICIPLTVIKHKQEINRQQ; translated from the coding sequence ATGAAAAAAAATACATGAAACATTTTAACGATAACATTAGCAAGCCTAAGAAGCATTCTTCTCTTGGGTTTATTAACTTGACTTGCTATTGTTGTGGCATCTAAAAATAAAGTTGATGCCAATCCACTTACAGCAAATGAAAAAACTCTAATTATTTTTTGTTTTATTTTTGCTTTTTTAGCATTTAGTTTACTTACTACAAATATTGTACTGCTATTTATTTATGACCTTAATGTTTTTAACATTAAAGTAGTAATTCTGGCAGTAATTACTTTAAATATTGAACTTTTAGTTTATTTAGTTATCAACTGAGCAGAAGTTTTTAGAACTATTAGGTGGTCAAAACCTCAAAAATGATCAATTTTTGACATTACAACTATGGGATTATTATTAGGAATTTACTTGATAATTGATTATGTTTCAAGTTTTGTGCCAGTAATGCCATTTTGAATTACACCATCTTTTAAATATGTAGTTTTATTTTTTGCAGCTTACATACTAACATTCAGCTGTACTTTTTCTCTTTGTATCATTATTGGTTTTATTACAATTATTATGCCAGGAACTGCAGTTATGTCACCAGTTCAGTATATTTTTGATTACTTTGTACCAATTATGGCATTTTCATTGGCAAGTTTCTTTAGACCAATTGAAAAAATAGATAACAAGGTTGTGCAAATTCTCCAATGAAACTTGTATGTTTTTGTACCAATGCTAATTGTTTATTTATCTAGAGTAATTAGCGGGATTGCTTTTTGGTTAAATCCTGCAGTTTATGATGGAGTCAGTTATGAATTCAACTGAAATGGAGCATTTACATATTCACTAATTTTTAATGCTTTCAATAGCATTGTTGATTACTTTGTTTTGGTAATCTTAACTCCAATGATTTGTATTCCTTTAACTGTTATCAAACACAAGCAAGAAATTAATCGTCAACAATAA
- the tsf gene encoding translation elongation factor Ts, whose protein sequence is MAVTPQLIKELREMTSAGMMDCKKALEATNGNIDDAVVWLRENGLAKAAKKADRVAAEGVAFAKSNGKRGIIFEINSETDFVSKNEKFMTLVNEIGEALLESNAKTLEEALKVKLKSGETVEQACISATATIGEKIEVRRFDVVDGNTISFYNHANSRISVLLQFSGNIAEEDAYNLCMHVAAMAPKYLSKDDVPEDFKATEMHIIKETTDLTGKPEKVAEGILQGKLSKKLAEVTLLEQGFVMDEKVKVSEFVKQKGASLVTMYRFEVGEGIEKVVTDFAAEVAAQLKG, encoded by the coding sequence ATGGCTGTAACACCACAATTAATTAAAGAATTAAGAGAAATGACTTCAGCAGGTATGATGGACTGTAAAAAAGCTTTAGAAGCTACAAATGGTAACATTGATGATGCTGTGGTTTGATTGAGAGAAAATGGATTAGCAAAAGCTGCTAAAAAAGCAGACCGTGTTGCTGCAGAAGGTGTCGCTTTTGCAAAATCAAATGGTAAACGAGGAATTATTTTTGAAATTAATTCAGAAACAGACTTTGTTTCAAAAAATGAAAAATTTATGACCCTAGTTAATGAAATTGGGGAAGCATTATTAGAATCAAATGCCAAAACACTTGAAGAAGCATTAAAAGTAAAACTTAAATCTGGGGAAACTGTTGAACAAGCATGTATCTCAGCTACTGCCACAATTGGGGAAAAAATTGAGGTTAGAAGATTTGATGTTGTTGATGGAAACACAATTTCATTCTACAATCACGCAAATAGCCGTATCTCAGTTTTACTACAATTTAGTGGTAACATTGCAGAAGAAGATGCTTACAACTTATGTATGCATGTTGCTGCTATGGCACCAAAATACTTATCAAAAGATGATGTTCCAGAAGACTTTAAAGCAACTGAAATGCACATCATTAAGGAAACAACTGACTTAACAGGTAAACCTGAAAAAGTTGCTGAAGGAATTTTACAAGGAAAACTAAGCAAAAAACTTGCCGAAGTAACTTTACTAGAACAAGGTTTTGTTATGGATGAAAAAGTAAAAGTTAGTGAATTTGTTAAGCAAAAAGGTGCAAGCCTAGTAACAATGTATCGTTTTGAAGTTGGAGAAGGAATCGAAAAAGTAGTAACTGACTTCGCAGCTGAAGTAGCTGCTCAATTGAAAGGTTAA
- the rpsB gene encoding 30S ribosomal protein S2, giving the protein MAKDLTRDQLWDAGAHYGHQTKRWNPKMKPYIYGAKNKNHIIDLQQTLWRLEDVKKFVTSIGEKKGKIIFVGTKRSSKNAVKEAALRSQNFYINSRWLGGTLTNMKTISSRIKTLLDIEIEEKTGKINLRPKKEQIKIKKEKAKLEKTLGGIKHMRKLPNAMFVVDPKTDEIAVKEARKLNIPIIAICDTNVDPDMVDYIIPANDDIQESVNLITNFIVDVYADAAGLKLQPSNLKVVAQKKEERPAGGPRNYTPNSDSKLVDTK; this is encoded by the coding sequence ATGGCAAAAGATTTAACAAGAGATCAGCTGTGAGATGCAGGTGCACATTATGGACATCAAACAAAGAGATGAAACCCCAAAATGAAACCTTACATTTATGGAGCTAAAAATAAAAATCACATTATTGATTTACAACAAACATTATGAAGGTTAGAAGATGTTAAAAAGTTTGTAACTTCAATTGGTGAAAAAAAAGGAAAAATTATTTTTGTTGGTACAAAAAGGTCATCAAAAAATGCAGTAAAAGAAGCTGCATTAAGAAGTCAAAACTTCTACATTAACTCAAGATGATTGGGTGGAACTTTGACAAATATGAAGACAATTTCTTCAAGAATTAAAACACTATTAGATATTGAAATTGAAGAAAAAACAGGAAAAATTAATCTAAGACCAAAAAAAGAGCAAATTAAAATCAAAAAAGAAAAAGCAAAATTAGAAAAAACATTAGGTGGAATCAAACATATGCGTAAATTACCAAATGCAATGTTTGTGGTAGACCCAAAAACTGATGAAATTGCAGTTAAAGAAGCTAGAAAGTTAAACATTCCAATTATTGCAATTTGCGATACTAATGTTGATCCAGATATGGTAGATTACATTATTCCAGCAAATGATGACATTCAAGAATCAGTTAACTTAATCACTAACTTCATTGTTGATGTTTATGCTGATGCAGCAGGATTGAAATTACAACCAAGTAATTTAAAAGTTGTAGCACAGAAAAAAGAAGAACGTCCAGCTGGTGGACCAAGAAATTACACACCAAATAGTGATTCAAAACTAGTAGATACTAAATAA
- a CDS encoding ferritin-like domain-containing protein, protein MKPEILKDLQQYIDEHLKMQLICFNLSEACDKLGYPGFKHFFQVQSQDEMLHQRRIMNYLMDRDATYKMSGIKVETKTFKNIIEILNEYVALRSYFAKISDDFSANALKVNDFQTAKFYEWFIIDFFEEISETNDLIAWLEMSNGNHYDIDKRVAKRTEPDTEAVIDPFAPHK, encoded by the coding sequence ATGAAACCAGAAATTTTAAAAGATTTACAACAATATATTGATGAACATTTAAAAATGCAATTAATTTGTTTTAATTTAAGTGAAGCTTGTGATAAACTTGGTTACCCAGGATTTAAACATTTCTTTCAAGTCCAATCACAAGATGAAATGTTACACCAACGAAGAATTATGAATTACTTAATGGATCGTGATGCAACATATAAAATGAGTGGAATCAAAGTAGAAACAAAGACATTTAAAAACATTATTGAAATTTTGAATGAATATGTGGCTTTAAGAAGTTATTTTGCAAAAATTTCAGATGACTTTTCTGCAAATGCTTTGAAAGTTAATGACTTTCAAACTGCAAAATTCTATGAATGATTTATTATTGATTTCTTTGAAGAAATTTCAGAAACAAATGATTTAATTGCTTGACTTGAAATGTCTAATGGTAATCACTATGACATTGACAAGAGAGTTGCAAAAAGAACTGAACCTGATACTGAAGCAGTAATTGATCCATTTGCACCACACAAATAA
- a CDS encoding Sapep family Mn(2+)-dependent dipeptidase — MNVDKKNLLNDYFPIALEKTKELVKIPSFRKDPKKGEAVPQAIQAALTYCVNLCQEFGMKTFIAPDFMYGYADYGTGDKLFGIICHLDVVPPGNLDEWKTKPFEPVEIDGKLYGRGSFDDKGPTLMNLYAFKYLIDNGFKPDYTIRFIFGTSEETTWECMEAYKKHEKLCDLGYVPDGHFPVVYAEKWISDVDLVGKFTSEFEITGGEVYNAVNDLVKYKGPKVEEIKKFLDQNKIEQYMKDNDLYVKGVSAHGSLPFKGVNAANWLLTAINSVGLKHPLAEFVSKHVNADFEMKSVFGDLKDETGNLTANNGIIKITPTDFRYTFNFRVPCTRDPKVDVNAVLTKACQPFGINVEVQDIEDSVYFDKNGDVVKNIMLVYQEVTGDLTSEPIAIGGGTFAKSMPNMIAFGAEFDLNDSTMHAYNEYVKIEDLKKMMEIYAKSIVKLTTIKK, encoded by the coding sequence ATGAATGTAGATAAAAAAAACTTATTAAATGATTACTTTCCAATAGCATTGGAAAAAACAAAAGAGCTAGTTAAAATACCTTCTTTCAGAAAAGACCCTAAAAAAGGTGAAGCAGTTCCCCAAGCAATTCAAGCTGCACTAACATATTGTGTTAATTTGTGTCAAGAATTTGGAATGAAAACTTTTATTGCTCCTGATTTTATGTATGGTTATGCCGATTACGGGACTGGTGACAAATTATTTGGTATCATCTGTCACTTAGATGTAGTTCCACCAGGAAATTTAGATGAGTGAAAAACTAAACCTTTTGAACCAGTTGAGATTGATGGAAAGTTATATGGAAGAGGATCATTTGATGACAAAGGTCCAACCCTAATGAACTTATATGCTTTTAAATACCTAATTGACAATGGTTTCAAACCAGATTACACAATTAGATTTATTTTTGGAACAAGTGAGGAAACTACTTGAGAATGTATGGAAGCATACAAAAAACATGAAAAACTATGCGATTTAGGTTATGTACCTGATGGTCATTTCCCAGTAGTTTATGCTGAAAAATGAATTAGTGATGTAGATTTAGTTGGTAAATTCACCAGTGAGTTTGAAATTACTGGCGGGGAAGTTTACAATGCTGTTAATGACTTAGTGAAATATAAAGGTCCAAAAGTAGAAGAGATTAAAAAGTTCTTAGATCAAAACAAAATTGAGCAATATATGAAAGATAATGACTTATATGTTAAAGGTGTCTCGGCTCATGGTAGCTTACCATTTAAAGGGGTAAATGCAGCCAACTGATTGTTGACAGCAATTAATAGTGTTGGTTTAAAACATCCCCTAGCAGAGTTTGTAAGCAAACATGTTAATGCTGATTTTGAGATGAAAAGTGTCTTTGGAGATTTGAAAGATGAGACAGGAAACTTAACAGCAAATAACGGTATAATAAAAATAACTCCCACAGATTTTCGTTATACATTTAATTTTAGAGTACCATGTACTCGTGACCCAAAAGTTGATGTAAATGCTGTTTTGACAAAAGCTTGTCAGCCATTTGGCATTAATGTGGAAGTTCAAGATATTGAAGATAGTGTCTACTTTGACAAAAATGGTGATGTAGTTAAAAATATAATGTTAGTTTACCAAGAAGTAACTGGGGATTTAACTAGTGAGCCAATTGCAATTGGAGGTGGTACTTTTGCAAAATCAATGCCAAATATGATTGCCTTTGGAGCTGAATTTGACTTAAATGATTCAACAATGCATGCTTATAATGAGTATGTTAAAATTGAGGATTTGAAAAAAATGATGGAAATTTATGCAAAGTCAATTGTTAAATTAACCACTATCAAGAAATAG
- the rpmA gene encoding 50S ribosomal protein L27, producing MRFLLGLQYFASKKGVGSTKNGRDSESKRLGAKKSDGEFANAGSIIFRQRGTKIHQGANVGRGGDDTLFALVSGIVKFQKFGKNRTRAVVIPQEKK from the coding sequence ATGCGTTTCTTATTAGGATTACAATATTTTGCTTCTAAAAAAGGAGTTGGGTCTACAAAAAATGGTAGAGACTCAGAATCAAAACGTTTAGGAGCTAAAAAATCAGATGGAGAATTTGCGAATGCAGGTTCAATTATTTTTAGACAAAGAGGAACAAAAATTCACCAAGGTGCTAATGTTGGTCGTGGTGGAGATGATACATTATTTGCTTTAGTGTCAGGTATTGTTAAGTTCCAAAAATTTGGGAAAAATAGAACAAGAGCAGTTGTTATTCCCCAAGAAAAAAAATAA
- a CDS encoding ribosomal-processing cysteine protease Prp: protein MVQAKVTFREQTIQLIEITGHAEAGEFGNDLVCAGITAIVSGALNGLDLLHHSKVKLTVLENQIIIKVIKQDSDLQKLLQFLLIQLQTINVQYPKNFAIEEVL, encoded by the coding sequence GTGGTTCAAGCAAAAGTAACTTTTCGAGAACAAACTATTCAACTCATTGAGATTACTGGTCATGCTGAGGCTGGTGAATTTGGGAATGACCTTGTCTGTGCTGGTATCACCGCAATTGTTAGTGGTGCTTTAAATGGTTTAGATCTACTACATCACAGCAAGGTAAAATTAACAGTTTTAGAAAACCAAATAATCATCAAAGTTATAAAACAAGATAGTGATTTGCAAAAACTATTACAATTCTTGTTAATTCAATTACAAACAATAAATGTTCAGTATCCAAAAAATTTTGCAATAGAGGAGGTGCTTTAG
- the rplU gene encoding 50S ribosomal protein L21 yields MYAIIKTGGKQIKVQPGDEIFIEKTLIEEGKKITFSEVIATDKEIGAPFVKGAKVEGTVLKQGKEKKLRVVRYHPKKNVNKVYGHRQPYTKVKIDKISTGAAAKPAAAKPAETNEA; encoded by the coding sequence ATGTATGCAATTATTAAAACTGGTGGTAAACAAATTAAAGTACAACCAGGGGATGAAATTTTTATCGAAAAAACATTAATTGAGGAAGGTAAAAAAATCACTTTTTCTGAAGTTATTGCCACTGATAAAGAAATTGGTGCTCCTTTTGTAAAGGGTGCTAAAGTTGAAGGAACTGTCCTAAAACAAGGTAAAGAAAAGAAATTACGAGTGGTAAGATACCATCCAAAGAAAAATGTTAACAAAGTCTATGGTCACAGACAACCATACACAAAAGTTAAAATTGATAAAATCTCAACAGGTGCTGCTGCAAAACCTGCAGCAGCAAAACCAGCTGAAACTAATGAGGCATAG